A single genomic interval of Pyrus communis chromosome 7, drPyrComm1.1, whole genome shotgun sequence harbors:
- the LOC137739965 gene encoding ABC transporter G family member 35-like, translating to MEGTEKPKGSEPHHQKRHSRSGSISRSLSRASWRMEEVFATAGHSRRSSQADEDEEALTWAAIEKLPTYDRLRTSIIKSLGETEPQGVHKQVDVLQLDMDDRQNFIQRVFKVAEEDNETFLKKFRSRIDKVGIKLPTVEVRYEHLTIEADCHVGTRALPTLPNAARNIAESALGLIGIKLTKQTKLTILKDVSGIIKPSRMALLLGPPSSGKTSLLLALAGKLDSSLKVKGEITYNGHRLNEFVPRKTSAYISQNDLHVGNMTVKETLDFSARCQGVGTRYELLTELARREKAAGIYPEPEVDLFMKATAMGGLESSLITDYTLKILGLDICKDTIVGDEMQRGISGGQKKRVTTGEMIVGPTTTLFMDEISTGLDSSTTFQIVKCLQQIVHITEATILMSLLQPAPETFDLFDDIILLSEGQIVYQGPREHILEFFETFGFRCPERKGTADFLQEVTSRKDQEQYWADRRTPYRYVSVTEFANGFKRFHVGMRIADELSIPFDKAQSHKAALVFKTYSMPKMQLLKACFDKEWLLMQRNSFIYIFKTVQIIIGAIIAATVFLRTEMHTRNENDGALYVGALIYSLIINMFNGFAELSLTIARLPVFYKHRDLLFHPAWTFTLPSVLLGIPISMIESTVFIGITYYTIGFAPEASRFFKQLLLIFLMQQMASALFRLIAGVSRTMIISNTGGTLSLLVLFLLGGFIIPRGEIPNWWTWAYWVSPLTYGFNAISVNEMYAPRWMNKLALDNVTRVGETVLNNFDVYHNKNWFWIGSGALLGFIVLFNSLYTVSLMYLSAPGKPQAIISEEAANKMELDQEESKEEPRLRRPPSKNVSLPRSLSSTDGNNTREMEVRRMSSRSSSSGLDRNADSSLEVSGGVAPKRGMVLPFTPLAMSFDSVNYFVDMPAEMKEEGVAEDRLQLLREVTGAFRPGVLTALMGVSGAGKTTLMDVLAGRKTGGYIEGDIRISGYPKKQETFARISGYCEQTDIHSPQVTIKESLVYSAFLRLPKEVSNEEKMIFVDQVMDLVELDNLKDALVGLPGVSGLSTEQRKRLTIAVELVANPSIIFMDEPTSGLDARAAAIVMRTVRNTVDTGRTVVCTIHQPSIDIFEAFDELLLMKRGGQVIYLGPLGRNSHKIVEYFEAVPGVPKIKEKYNPATWMLEASSTSIEVRLGMDFAQYYKSSALYQRNKALVNELSTPPAGASDLYFTTQFSQPSWKQFQSCLWKQWWTYWRSPDYNLVRFFFTLAAALLVGSIFWDIGSKIKSSSDMSMVIGAMYAAVFFVGFDNCTTVQPIVAIERTVFYRERAAGMYSALPYALAQVIIEIPYVFIQTTYYTLIVYAMVHFQWEAGKFFWFFFINFFSFLYFTYYGMMTVSITPNHQVAAIFAAAFYSVFNLFSGFFIPRPKIPNWWIWYYWICPVAWTVYGLIVTQYGDIEKTITAPGYTPDPTVKWYLEDRYGFKSDFKGPVAGVLVGFGVFFAFMFAFCIRKLNFQVR from the exons ATGGAGGGAACAGAGAAACCGAAAGGTTCAGAGCCACATCATCAAAAGCGCCATAGCCGCAGCGGAAGCATAAGCAGGAGCCTGAGCAGGGCGAGTTGGCGCATGGAAGAAGTATTTGCGACTGCCGGGCACTCGAGAAGAAGCAGCCAAGCGGACGAAGATGAAGAAGCTCTGACATGGGCTGCCATTGAGAAACTGCCCACGTATGATCGGCTAAGAACAAGCATCATCAAGTCCCTTGGGGAAACTGAGCCTCAAGGAGTACATAAGCAAGTAGACGTTCTACAGCTCGACATGGACGACCGTCAGAATTTCATTCAAAGGGTTTTCAAGGTTGCAGAGGAAGATAACGAGACGTTCCTGAAAAAGTTCAGAAGTAGAATTGATAA GGTTGGGATCAAACTTCCCACAGTGGAAGTAAGGTACGAGCATTTGACAATTGAAGCTGATTGCCATGTTGGAACAAGAGCTCTTCCCACCCTCCCAAATGCTGCTCGGAACATCGCAGAATCAGCTCTTGGCTTAATTGGGATTAAGTTGACTAAGCAAACAAAACTAACAATTCTCAAAGATGTCTCTGGCATCATTAAACCTTCAAG GATGGCCCTTTTATTAGGTCCTCCATCCTCGGGGAAGACTTCCCTTTTGCTGGCTTTAGCTGGGAAGTTGGATTCAAGCTTGAAG GTTAAGGGAGAGATAACTTACAATGGTCACCGGCTGAATGAGTTTGTGCCACGGAAGACATCTGCATATATTAGCCAAAATGATCTTCATGTTGGAAATATGACGGTCAAAGAAACACTAGATTTTTCAGCAAGGTGCCAAGGGGTTGGGACACGATATG AACTTCTTACTGAGCTTGCTAGAAGAGAAAAGGCCGCTGGAATATATCCAGAGCCCGAAGTAGACCTTTTCATGAAg gcTACTGCAATGGGAGGACTTGAGAGCAGTCTCATTACTGATTATACTCTCAAA ATTTTGGGGCTTGATATATGTAAGGACACAATTGTTGGAGATGAGATGCAGAGAGGGATATCTGGTGGCCAGAAAAAACGAGTAACCACAG GTGAGATGATTGTTGGACCTACTACAACATTGTTCATGGATGAGATATCAACGGGTCTCGATAGCTCCACAACGTTCCAAATCGTGAAGTGCCTACAACAAATTGTACACATCACTGAGGCTACGATATTGATGTCTTTACTCCAACCTGCTCCTGAGACATTTGATCTTTTTGATGATATCATCCTTTTATCAGAAGGCCAGATCGTCTACCAGGGACCACGTGAGCACATATTAGAGTTTTTTGAGACATTTGGATTTCGATGCCCTGAGAGAAAAGGAACTGCCGATTTCTTGCAAGAG GTTACATCAAGAAAAGACCAGGAGCAGTATTGGGCAGACAGAAGGACTCCATACAGATATGTATCGGTCACAGAATTTGCAAACGGGTTCAAGCGTTTCCATGTGGGCATGAGGATAGCGGATGAGCTCTCAATCCCATTCGACAAGGCTCAAAGCCACAAAGCAGCTCTTGTATTCAAAACATATTCAATGCCCAAAATGCAGCTTCTCAAAGCATGTTTTGACAAAGAATGGCTGCTCATGCAGAGGAACTcatttatttacattttcaaGACTGTCCAAATTATAATAGGGGCAATCATAGCGGCGACAGTGTTTTTGAGGACTGAAATGCACACTAGAAATGAAAATGATGGAGCGCTCTATGTTGGTGCACTTATATATTCCCTAATCATTAACATGTTTAATGGGTTTGCTGAGCTCTCATTGACCATTGCAAGACTTCCTGTGTTTTACAAGCATAGAGACCTTCTTTTCCACCCTGCTTGGACTTTCACTCTCCCATCTGTCCTGCTTGGGATTCCTATATCCATGATAGAATCTACTGTTTTCATAGGCATTACATACTACACCATTGGATTTGCACCTGAAGCTAGCAG GTTTTTCAAGCAACTATTGTTGATATTTCTGATGCAACAAATGGCATCTGCGCTATTTAGGCTTATTGCTGGAGTTAGCAGGACCATGATCATATCCAACACTGGCGGGACTCTCTCTCTTCTAGTTCTTTTCTTGCTTGGAGGTTTCATAATTCCAAGAG GTGAAATTCCAAACTGGTGGACGTGGGCATACTGGGTTTCACCTTTGACATATGGCTTCAATGCTATCTCTGTAAATGAAATGTATGCTCCGAGGTGGATGAACAAACTG GCTCTAGATAATGTTACCAGGGTGGGTGAGACAGTGCTTAATAACTTTGATGTTTACCACAACAAAAACTGGTTTTGGATTGGTTCTGGCGCTCTTCTCGGGTTTATTGTTCTCTTCAACTCCCTTTATACGGTCTCCCTTATGTACCTAAGTG CTCCTGGAAAGCCACAAGCCATCATATCTGAAGAGGCGGCAAATAAAATGGAGCTAGACCAAGAAGAATCAAAGGAAGAGCCAAGACTGAGAAGACCCCCATCCAAGAATGTTTCATTGCCTCGATCATTATCTTCTACTGATGGAAACAATACAa GAGAAATGGAAGTCCGACGAATGAGCAGTCGATCCAGCTCTAGTGGACTAGATAGAAATGCCGATTCATCTCTCGAAGTCTCCGGTGGTGTTGCCCCCAAGAGAGGAATGGTTCTACCCTTCACTCCTCTTGCAATGTCCTTCGACAGTGTTAATTATTTCGTGGACATGCCCGCt gaaatgaaggaggaagGAGTAGCAGAGGACAGGCTGCAACTACTTCGTGAAGTAACTGGTGCATTTAGGCCTGGGGTCTTGACTGCCCTAATGGGGGTAAGTGGGGCTGGGAAGACAACTTTGATGGATGTCTTAGCAGGAAGAAAGACTGGAGGTTACATTGAAGGTGACATTAGAATTTCCGGGTACCCTAAGAAGCAAGAAACCTTTGCAAGAATTTCTGGTTACTGTGAACAAACTGATATCCATTCACCCCAAGTCACTATCAAAGAATCGTTGGTTTACTCAGCTTTCCTTAGACTCcctaaagaagtcagcaacgagGAAAAGATG ATTTTTGTAGATCAAGTGATGGACCTGGTTGAGCTGGACAATCTTAAAGATGCCTTAGTAGGGCTTCCCGGAGTTTCAGGGCTGTCAACAGAACAAAGAAAGAGGTTAACGATTGCAGTTGAGCTTGTTGCCAATCCCTCAATCATTTTCATGGATGAACCAACATCAGGTCTTGATGCAAGGGCAGCTGCCATCGTTATGAGGACTGTTAGAAATACAGTGGACACTGGGAGAACAGTTGTTTGCACAATTCATCAGCCTAGCATAGATATCTTTGAGGCATTCGATGAGCTACTACTGATGAAGAGAGGAGGACAAGTTATCTACTTAGGACCACTGGGCCGCAATTCTCACAAGATTGTTGAATATTTTGAG GCGGTTCCTGGTGTGCCAAAAATCAAAGAGAAGTACAATCCAGCTACATGGATGCTTGAGGCGAGCTCAACATCAATTGAGGTCCGGCTTGGAATGGATTTTGCTCAATACTACAAATCATCAGCCTTGTATCA GAGAAACAAAGCTTTAGTAAATGAGTTGAGCACACCACCAGCAGGAGCAAGCGATCTCTATTTTACCACTCAGTTTTCTCAGCCGTCATGGAAGCAATTCCAGTCCTGCCTCTGGAAGCAGTGGTGGACATATTGGAGAAGTCCTGATTATAACCTTGTCAGATTCTTTTTTACCTTGGCAGCAGCCCTTCTCGTTGGATCTATTTTCTGGGATATTGGCTCAAAAAT AAAAAGCAGTTCTGATATGTCCATGGTTATCGGGGCTATGTACGCTGCTGTCTTTTTTGTCGGATTTGATAACTGCACAACGGTGCAACCCATTGTCGCCATTGAAAGAACAGTTTTCTATCGAGAAAGAGCTGCTGGGATGTACTCTGCATTACCTTATGCACTGGCACAG GTCATTATTGAAATACCATATGTGTTTATTCAGACCACGTATTATACACTGATAGTGTATGCTATGGTGCACTTCCAATGGGAAGCAGGAAAATTCTTTTGGTTCTTCTTTATcaacttcttctccttcctttacTTCACATACTACGGCATGATGACCGTTTCCATCACACCGAACCACCAAGTAGCAGCCATATTCGCCGCAGCTTTCTATTCAGTCTTCAATCTCTTCTCCGGTTTCTTCATTCCAAGACCA AAAATACCCAATTGGTGGATTTGGTACTACTGGATATGTCCCGTGGCATGGACGGTGTATGGATTGATTGTGACACAGTATGGTGACATTGAGAAGACCATTACAGCACCTGGGTATACACCTGACCCAACTGTGAAATGGTACCTAGAAGACCGTTACGGATTTAAATCAGATTTCAAGGGACCAGTGGCTGGAGTTCTAGTTGGATTCGGAGTCTTTTTCGCCTTCATGTTTGCCTTCTGCATTAGGAAACTCAACTTCCAAGTTAGATAG